GCCGTGGCCGGTCACGGCTTCGCGATACGATCCGGGGATGCGCCTCGTGATCGCCCGCTGCAGCGTCGACTACACGGGCCGGCTCAGCGCCCACCTCCCCCTCGCGACCCGGCTGCTGCTGGTCAAGGCGGACGGCTCGGTGCTGGTCCACTCCGACGGCGGGGCCTACAAGCCGCTCAACTGGATGTCGGCGCCGTGCACCCTGGTCCAGGAGCCCGAGGTCTGGAGGGTCAGCAACCGGACCGGCGAGTCCATGACCATCCACATCGAGGAGATCCTGCACGACTCCTCCCACGACCTCGGGGTCGACCCGGGGCTGGTCAAGGACGGGGTCGAGCGCCACCTCCAGGAGCTGCTGGCCGACCGCTGCACCGTCCTCGGCGAGGGCTGGTCGCTGGTGCGGCGCGAGTACCCCACCGACATCGGCCCGGTGGACCTGCTCTGCCGCGACGACCAGGGCGGCTACGTCGCCGTGGAGATCAAGCGACGCGGCGAGATCGACGGCCTGGAGCAGCTCGGCCGCTACCTGGAGCGCCTCCGACCCGCCCTCGGCGCCGTCCGCGGCGTGCTCGCCGCCCAGGCCTTCACCCAGCAGGCCCGGACCCTGGCCGCGGCCCGCGGCATCAACTGCGTCGCCCTCGACTACGACGCCCTCCGCGGCATGGAACCGAACACGCCGACGCTGTTCTAGCCGCCCGGCCGCCTACTCGGTGCGGGCGAACCGCGCCACCGCCAGGCCCAGCAGGGTCAGGCAGGTGACGACCACGACCGCCACCTGGACCACGAGAGGCACCTGCCAGCCGCCCCAGGTGATGCCCGGGTCGAAGGTGGCCCGCGCCGCCGGGGTCAGGTCCAGGTGGTCGAAGACCACCGACCGGATCGACTCGACCGCGTAGGTCATGGGGTTGAGGGTGGTCGCCAGCTTCAGCCAGGCCGGCAGGCCGGACAGGGGGA
The window above is part of the Actinomycetota bacterium genome. Proteins encoded here:
- the nucS gene encoding endonuclease NucS; amino-acid sequence: MRLVIARCSVDYTGRLSAHLPLATRLLLVKADGSVLVHSDGGAYKPLNWMSAPCTLVQEPEVWRVSNRTGESMTIHIEEILHDSSHDLGVDPGLVKDGVERHLQELLADRCTVLGEGWSLVRREYPTDIGPVDLLCRDDQGGYVAVEIKRRGEIDGLEQLGRYLERLRPALGAVRGVLAAQAFTQQARTLAAARGINCVALDYDALRGMEPNTPTLF